Below is a genomic region from Staphylococcus carnosus.
AAATTATTCATTTTAATTAATCATCCAATTCTAATATTTGAAGAAATCCAATCATTTTCTCTAAATTCTTGATGGACAAACTTCAAATTTATGTAAAATAAATTTACAATCTCTCTTTATAAAACCATAGATAGACAAAATTATGCAAGTGATTTCTATCTGGTTCAAAAAGAAAAATCGGCTGTATCCAATCACAAAAATGATGGATGTACAGCCGATGATATGTCTTAAACTGGTGCTGTTATGTTAAATTATCAAACGTTTGTAAATGCTTCGTGAAGTTTAGACAATTCTTTTTCAAGACGCAACATAATTTCTTTACCCATTTCAATATCAATAAGGCCTAAATTAGCTGCAAAGTCTACTTCCTTTTGTAAACCAAACATTTGTGTATCTAAAACTTCTTCGTATAATGGACATTGCGGCAATGTAAGATTATCCATTTGTACTTTAATCAATTGTAGGATGCGGTCTGCATCTTTATTTAATTGGTCATATGCCGCGTTATTTATACTGTTCGTTTTAGCCATGACATACTCCCCCTATCATTTGTCGTCATATTAAAAATTTTAGCCTACTCGATACTAAATTGCAAGTAAATTTCAGTCCACAGAATCCAATCTGTGTTATCATATACTCAGATATGATAAAGGGGAGCGCATAAAAATGATACAAATCAAGGGTAACGTCAAATTTCCAATTACATTAGATAGTACAACTTGGATTTTTGATGATCGTAAAGTCAAAATTGAAGACTTAGAAAATGGTGTATTTGAGGGTACGAAACCAATTGAGTTTCAAAATAACCGTGCATGGAATCGTGCAATTTTAGAAGGGCAAACGAATCCTCCTACTTTAAACTCAGAAACAAAATATAAAAAACGTGCAATGATTGAAGATACTTTCGTCATTAACATGACACCTTTCTTCAAAAATGCCGAACCGAGTGAAAATGCTACAGCAATCCGCCTATCAAACGACGAAGACTCTATCGAAATTCCAATCAGCTTATTACCATACCTATTCTTTAAATTTGCTGATCATGGTAAAAGATTATACGAAGATAGCGGCGTAGATAGTTTCATTTACATACCTGATGAAGGTTACTCACATGAATTTAAACATGTGATATATATCGAGGTGGTATAATTTGAAAAAAGTACAGTGTATCATTTGCGATACCGAAGTACTCATAGATGAAAACACTTTAGAAGCAAAACAACTGAACAACAATCCGATCCGCACTTTTATGTGCGGTGAATGTAAAAGTCGTTTAGATGTGCCGAAACAACGTCACAATCTATATAAAGAAAAAGACGAATTTCATATTGAAGAATAAAAGAAATGCCGGAGACTTTGAGTTTCTGGTATTTCTTTTTTGAGTTGAGTGAACCTAATATCATTCTAAATAAAAAAGCTGTACAGCTAACCCTATCAAAAAGGTCTGCTGTACAGCTTCTTTCAATTCATTATTCGTCTTCTTGCATCATTTGTTTTACACGTTTTGCTTCTTTTTCACGTTGTGCTTTATTTAAGACTTTCTTTCTTAGACGAATGTTTTCAGGTGTTACTTCTAACAATTCATCATCATCGATAAATTCTAACGCTTCTTCAAGTGTTAAAATACGTGGACGTTTCATTGTTTCAGTTTGGTCTTTAGTTGCTGAACGTACATTGGTTTGGTTTTTAGTTTTTGTAATATTAACTGTTAAGTCATTATCACGGTTGTTTTCACCAACAATCATACCTTCGTACACTTCAGTACCAGGTTCCATGAAGTTTGTGCCGCGGTCTTCAAGACCAATAATCGCATAAGCACTTGCTTTACCTTGGTCCATAGATACTAACACACCATTACGGCGGCCGCCGATACGTCCTTTAACACGTGGACGGAATTCTTCGAAAGTATGGTTGATAATACCATAACCGCTTGTCATAGACATAAATTCAGTAGTGTAACCAATTAATCCACGTGCAGGTACCATAAAGATTAAACGAGTTAAACCATTATCAGTTGTAACCATGTCTAACATTTCACCTTTACGTTGACCTAATGATTCAATGACAGCACCAGCATTTTCTTGCGGTACTTCACATTGTACACGTTCGAATGGTTCACATAATTTACCGTCAATTTCTTTTAAGATAACTTGTGGTTTAGAAACTTGCAATTCGTATCCTTCACGACGCATGTTCTCGATTAAGATAGATAAGTGCAATTCACCACGACCAGCTACTGTCCAAGCATCTGGTGAATCTGTCGGAGTTACTTTCAATGATACGTCTGTTTCAAGTTGTTGATCTAAACGGTCTTGAATTTGACGTGCAGTAACATATTGACCTTCACGACCAGCAAATGGTGAGTTATTAACACGGAATGTCATTTCCAATGTCGGTTCATCAATACGTAATACTGGCAATGCTTCTTGGTGGTCATGCGGTGTTACAGTTTCACCTACGTTGATGTCTTCCATACCAGATACTGCAATTAAGTCACCAGCATGCGCTTCTTGAATTTCTTCACGTTTTAATCCGAAGAAACCGAATAATTTAGTGACACGGAAGTTTTTGACACTGCCGTCTAATTTCAATAATGATACTTGGTCGCCGACTTTAATTGTTCCTCTGAACACACGGCCGATACCGATACGTCCTAAGTAGTCATTGTAGTCTAATAAAGCAACTTGGAATTGTAATGGTTCGTCTCTGTTATCTTTTGGTGCTGGAATTTCTTCAAGAATTGTTTCATATAATGATTGCATGTTATCATCTTGAGTTTCAGGGTCCAAGCTTGCTGTACCATTTACTGCTGAAGCATAAACAACAGGGAATTCTAATTGTTCATCATTAGCTTCTAATTCGATAAATAAGTCTAATACTTCATCTACAACCGCTTCAGGACGCGCTGAAGGTTTATCGATTTTATTTACAACCACAACTGGTTTTAAATTTTGTTCTAACGCTTTTTTCAACACGAAACGTGTTTGAGGCATTGTACCTTCGTAGGCATCAACAACTAATACAACACCATCTACCATTTTCATAATACGTTCAACTTCGCCGCCGAAGTCAGCATGTCCTGGTGTATCTAAGATATTAATTCTAGTGCCTTTATAATCAACCGCAGTATTTTTAGCTAAAATTGTAATACCGCGTTCTCTTTCTAAATCATTTGAATCCATTGCACGTTCGTCAACGTGTTCATTCTCACGGAAAATACCAGATTGTTTTAATAATTCATCTACTAAAGTTGTTTTACCATGGTCAACGTGAGCGATAATAGCAATATTACGAACGTCATTTCTTAAATTTGTCATACTAAATTTCCTTTCTTGAGTAAATTCCCACTTCAATTTGCAACTTTTTTATTATATCATATTATTGAGCAAAGAATAATAAGGTGGGGTTTGAATGCAGAAAAAAAAATCACATGCGATTTTTTGGGTATACACTGTTCTAGCAGTTCTGTTCCT
It encodes:
- a CDS encoding DUF2197 domain-containing protein codes for the protein MKKVQCIICDTEVLIDENTLEAKQLNNNPIRTFMCGECKSRLDVPKQRHNLYKEKDEFHIEE
- the typA gene encoding translational GTPase TypA translates to MTNLRNDVRNIAIIAHVDHGKTTLVDELLKQSGIFRENEHVDERAMDSNDLERERGITILAKNTAVDYKGTRINILDTPGHADFGGEVERIMKMVDGVVLVVDAYEGTMPQTRFVLKKALEQNLKPVVVVNKIDKPSARPEAVVDEVLDLFIELEANDEQLEFPVVYASAVNGTASLDPETQDDNMQSLYETILEEIPAPKDNRDEPLQFQVALLDYNDYLGRIGIGRVFRGTIKVGDQVSLLKLDGSVKNFRVTKLFGFFGLKREEIQEAHAGDLIAVSGMEDINVGETVTPHDHQEALPVLRIDEPTLEMTFRVNNSPFAGREGQYVTARQIQDRLDQQLETDVSLKVTPTDSPDAWTVAGRGELHLSILIENMRREGYELQVSKPQVILKEIDGKLCEPFERVQCEVPQENAGAVIESLGQRKGEMLDMVTTDNGLTRLIFMVPARGLIGYTTEFMSMTSGYGIINHTFEEFRPRVKGRIGGRRNGVLVSMDQGKASAYAIIGLEDRGTNFMEPGTEVYEGMIVGENNRDNDLTVNITKTKNQTNVRSATKDQTETMKRPRILTLEEALEFIDDDELLEVTPENIRLRKKVLNKAQREKEAKRVKQMMQEDE
- a CDS encoding YlaN family protein encodes the protein MAKTNSINNAAYDQLNKDADRILQLIKVQMDNLTLPQCPLYEEVLDTQMFGLQKEVDFAANLGLIDIEMGKEIMLRLEKELSKLHEAFTNV